ACTTGAGAAACATAAAAACCATTCAATTTCATTTACTTGTTTGATTATCGAATAGCTGCATAAGGTTCAACATGCCTGACAGCAACAACTGGCGGTTTTCGTGGTCCAATGAACTGGCCCGTAAAATAAATTCTTTTAGCAGTGGTTCGTTTTCAATGAGCGATCCGTATTGCGCTAAAAAGCCTTTTTCGTATGTGGCGGTACTGTCGAGCGTTTGATTCGAAAAAGGGCGTACCGTCTTTAACGGTTTGTCCAGAATCATCGCAAGTAATACATCATCCGGTATGTTATAGATTTTCTGAATAAGCGGTACTAAATAAATGGGGAAAGCCCGTTCACTCGATTCATATCTGGACATCGTCGCCCCGTCGACTCCAAGGTCCTCTGCCATCTGTTTTTGTGAAATATGTAAATACTCATCGCGGTATTCTCGTAATTGTGTTCCGAAACTCATTTTCATCACCCGTTTTTCTCGCCATCGTATAAGAAAAGAATCCGGTATTTCGTTAAATTGTCATTTAGACAATAGGAATTGACGAATTGACAATTACGAGGTTTTTCGACAATACTATGAGAAGATTGTGATAAAAAATAGAAAGTAGGCGAAAGTGATAGAAAAAGTGCAATTGATCTTACACTTACCTCAATTGCGGCACCGACTACAAAGACCGGAATCCGTAAAGACAAGCGAGCTAGGTTTCTTCGAATCTTTCGAACAATACTCCGAAAAATGCGTTCATGATCCGAATGGCAAAGTTTCCTATTTGTATAACGTCACGCGCGAAGAGATGTTGTTTGAGCAAGTCGTCATCTCGTACGCTACCCATCAAATGACTTTTACTTACGAGAAAACAACTGTCGATGCGAGCGAGCAATTACTGGAACAATTGAAAGAAGGAAACATCGAGTATCAGCCAGTGTCCAAAACCTTTTTCGTCGGGTATGATGAATAACCCGAAAGACGGCGTGATTCGCCACTATGACCGATTTTTGAAAATTCTCTTGGTATATTAGATGGTTTCCGACTCATATCATGCACAAAATCCTCTTTAATGTGATATATTAATAATAATCGGAAAATTCAAATTACTGAGGAGGAGGGGGAAGATATGCTAGTCATACAGCGAATCAAGCCGTTTTTCACCAGGAAAGAAGAATTCAACTTACGCCTTGTATTCGCTTATCAATATTTCTCGATTAAGCGAAATGATGAGGTATTTCAATTCATCCCTACAGAAGGTAAAGAAATCGTTGTGAATACGAAAAGTCTGCAGATTGAGAACTTAGGAGAAGTGTTCGTCTTTCAGCGAGGCAGCAGGTTTATACGGATCCCACTTTATCAATTGTTACTAGTTTCCGATTTGCATTTACATTTGTCGACTATACTCGAAGGAGCGATGGGATTGGAAGGCCATCTACAGGAAGAGTACATGCGTGAAGCGGACGGTTTGGTGGAGAAGTTGGAGCAAGATAACTGGGAACGAATGGTAGATTATGCGCTAGAAACGAAAAACCAGCTCTTGTTTAAGGAGTTGATGGAAGGACTGCGAGTAATTTGATCATCACACTTACGAGATAAAAACACCTCAGTTGGAAGCGCATGTATGTGCGTTGACGATGAGGTGTTTTTATGTGTGTGGTGGTATCCATTTTCTCATAGTGTTAGGAAATGGAGCGCCGCTACGAATAGTCCTGATCCGCCAAGGCCTAGTGCAAAGTCCTGCCATGTAAACTCAATCGTTTTTTCTAAGTTCATCGCTCTTCACTCCTTTTATATATTCATAGTCTTCCCGGATGGTTCCTATCATAACCTATTTTTATTTATTTTCAACATTCTGATAATTAAATGAATCTAATGGGCTAGGGATTTTTTAGTGGCGGAGGGGGATGGGCTGTTGGTAGTTCATTGAAGTTATGGTTGTGATTGTACTTAGGTTGAAGGGGTGTTAGCGGAGAGGAGGACGGGCTGTTGGGGTGGGGATTTGCGCTTCGGAGGGGACGCTTTTTCCCATGGGCCCGCGGTGAGCCAACCAGGTCGCGAGCTCCCTCTTGGTTGTCTCACCTGATCGGGCTGCTCCATCGGGAGTCGCC
This window of the Sporosarcina ureae genome carries:
- a CDS encoding helix-turn-helix transcriptional regulator; the protein is MSFGTQLREYRDEYLHISQKQMAEDLGVDGATMSRYESSERAFPIYLVPLIQKIYNIPDDVLLAMILDKPLKTVRPFSNQTLDSTATYEKGFLAQYGSLIENEPLLKEFILRASSLDHENRQLLLSGMLNLMQLFDNQTSK
- a CDS encoding transcriptional regulator encodes the protein MLVIQRIKPFFTRKEEFNLRLVFAYQYFSIKRNDEVFQFIPTEGKEIVVNTKSLQIENLGEVFVFQRGSRFIRIPLYQLLLVSDLHLHLSTILEGAMGLEGHLQEEYMREADGLVEKLEQDNWERMVDYALETKNQLLFKELMEGLRVI